The nucleotide window AGAAGAACAACTCGAGGACGATACCGTTGTCGCCGTACTCGGCGATGTTACAGACCGGTGCAGCGGCGTAACGAGCACTGCCAATGCGGATGTCCGGACCGCCGGAGATGACGGTGTCGATGCTTCTGGCTGCCCGTTCGGCCTGCTTTCGCGCGACCTCGAGGTCGCTGTCGTAGGTAACCTCAAACGTAACCGAGATCCGGGTTCGCTCGTCCTCGGCGGAGTAGTTGACCACGTCTCGTTCGTGAATATCGGCGTTCGGGATGACAATGAACGTGTTCTGGAGCGTGAAGATCTTCGTATAGCGGATCGTGATGTCCTCGACGAATCCCGTGTGACCCTCGTCGGTGATCTCGATCATGTCGCCGATTTCGTAGGGGCGGTCGGCGAGGACGAAAAAGCCGTTGATCAGACTCCCCACGAGCGGGGCGAGAACGACGGCGATCACGGCCGAGATGACGGTCACCGAGAGGAGGATCTGCGTGTCACCAACTCCGAGAATCCACGCGGCGATGACGAACGCGAACAGCAGTGTGGTGATTCTGACGCCACGCAGTACCGTCCGGGTCACGCTGGGCCGGTCGATCCGACGGGCGACCGTCCGACCGGCGATCCGGACGATGAGTTTCGAGAGGTACCACCCGACGACCACGACGAGAGCGGCGAGCACGAGATCGACGGTGAGTTGAGAGACGTCGAACGGAAGTGCGCCCCGGATCTCCTCAGGCGCCTCGCTCTCGTTTACCTGCAGTACCCCGCGCATAGCAAGACACTCTTGCCCGCGGTGGTTAAGCGTTCTGACCGTCCCGTTGGGTCGGTTGAGTCGGGAGCCCACGTGCCGAGATCGAAAACAACCTAATTTCGAAAACAGGTGCTACTCAGTGCATAATAAATCATTTATCCG belongs to Natronorubrum aibiense and includes:
- a CDS encoding mechanosensitive ion channel family protein; this encodes MRGVLQVNESEAPEEIRGALPFDVSQLTVDLVLAALVVVVGWYLSKLIVRIAGRTVARRIDRPSVTRTVLRGVRITTLLFAFVIAAWILGVGDTQILLSVTVISAVIAVVLAPLVGSLINGFFVLADRPYEIGDMIEITDEGHTGFVEDITIRYTKIFTLQNTFIVIPNADIHERDVVNYSAEDERTRISVTFEVTYDSDLEVARKQAERAARSIDTVISGGPDIRIGSARYAAAPVCNIAEYGDNGIVLELFFWIKHPYKQSIARSDVQSAIRQRFADIDVEFAYPRRHHVFDDTSGVARLAVNGPEADRPNADSNVHSTTPPSAAETERQPDQ